The following are encoded together in the Triticum dicoccoides isolate Atlit2015 ecotype Zavitan chromosome 6B, WEW_v2.0, whole genome shotgun sequence genome:
- the LOC119326518 gene encoding uncharacterized protein LOC119326518, giving the protein MNHKDGADAWGSQRPETPPWDASEYSQLISAGPLLPLLEHYAGIGSYDQNTLRGPPWQVQSQGANTDKCTGSQLQLASMANQESSCSTWHQAAPIYLPSTSYTGYYAGGNPAYVSWQASQIAGGARHFGLTATQDGQMQHNKGLQLQ; this is encoded by the exons ATGAATCACAAAGATGGCGCTGATgcttggggttctcaaaggccagaaacgcccccttgggatgcatcagagtatagtcaactcatctctgcagggccgttgctgccactactagaacacTATGCAGGCATAG gttcttatgaccaaaacactcttagggggcccccgtggcaagttcagtcacaaggcgctaacactgacaaatgtacgggcagccaacttcaactagctaGTATGGCTAATCAAG AGtcttcatgcagcacgtggcatcaggcagcacccatatacctgccatcgacgtcatacacag GTTATTACGCTGGTGGTAACCCGGCATACGTCTCGTGGCAAGCTTCACAAATTGCAGGTGGAGCACGTCATTTTGGTCTCACGGCCACACAAGATGGTCAAatgcagcacaacaag GGCCTACAACTACAGTGA